The following coding sequences are from one Nicotiana tomentosiformis chromosome 3, ASM39032v3, whole genome shotgun sequence window:
- the LOC108946183 gene encoding uncharacterized protein — protein sequence MDSFGSFSFETLGPKSENSDLTTFSLPSRYSKHKRGATGGKKKARRKKRKYELGRQSATAKLSRKKRARRVHVQVSNSEWATKFTVGREILKEEMVEEGNGEIEVQVFDKISQRDEIYMTDKQEDDSVGNKSLEVEEDFESSGGVSIALDVACEWERIYALICIDYKAHLVHINGDRDAVALEDKKNLENNGDILVDFSAIREQEKVYQPFIASVTEGLNLYIAQYLVPSFDIVSNAYDISSFIGDLMNNLVVKGDGKCNSEGCSKFHPLIISSLLNYIYCDSLIEPPPLGITSSKLVEEVNNFKQLVVKLSNMDEFKVDLIPNKYDNFQGLSCCLQKFTRIRTSSRDTVRFGSYNDLYESIFY from the exons ATGGATTCATTTGGCTCTTTTTCTTTCGAAACCCTAGGCCCCAAATCAGAG AACTCTGATCTCACAACATTTTCTCTACCCTCTCGATACTCTAAGCACAAAAGAGGTGCCACCGGCGGCAAGAAGAAAGCTCGGAGGAAGAAGCGCAAATATGAGCTTGGTCGACAATCTGCTACTGCCAAGCTTTCGAGAAAAAAGAGGGCCAGGCGAGTTCATGTACAAGTTAGCAATAGTGAATGGGCGACCAAGTTTACTGTTGGCAGGGAAATACTGAAAGAGGAAATGGTGGAGGAAGGAAATGGAGAAATCGAGGTTCAGGTGTTCGATAAAATTTCTCAAAGGGATGAAATCTATATGACGGATAAGCAAGAGGATGATAGTGTTGGGAATAAGTCGCTGGAGGTTGAAGAAGATTTTGAAAGTAGTGGAGGTGTCTCTATTGCCCTTGATGTTGCATGTGAATGGGAGAGGATTTATGCACTAATTTGTATTGACTATAAGGCTCATTTGGTCCACATCAACGGTGATAGGGATGCAGTAGCATTGGAAGATAAGAAAAATTTGGAAAACAACGGAGATATCTTGGTTGACTTTTCTGCTATCCGGGAACAGGAGAAGGTTTATCAGCCTTTCATAGCTTCTGTTACTGAAGGACTTAATCTCTACATTGCGCAGTACCTAGTTCCTTCTTTTGATATTGTCTCTAATGCATATGATATTTCCAGTTTCATCGGTGATTTAATGAACAATTTGGTTGTGAAGGGTGATGGAAAGTGCAACTCTGAAGGTTGTTCCAAATTTCACCCGTTGATAATATCATCCCTCTTGAACTATATTTACTGTGATAGCCTTATTGAGCCTCCTCCATTAGGTATTACTTCATCTAAGTTGGTGGAAGAGGTCAATAATTTCAAGCAATTAGTTGTCAAGTTGAGTAATATGGATGAGTTTAAGGTTGATTTGATACCTAACAAATATGATAATTTTCAAGGATTGAGCTGTTGCCTGCAAAAGTTTACTAGAATCAGAACTTCTAGTAGAGACACTGTCAGGTTTGGTAGTTACAATGATCTATATGAGAGCATTTTTTACTGA